The stretch of DNA AAGCATGGATAGTCTCTCATCACAGGCTAATCTTGCAGGCTACCGCGCCATTCTCGAGGCAGTTCAATATTATCATCGAGCCATTCCGATGATGATGACTGCTGCCGGAATGATTCATCCTGCAAAAGTATTGATTCTTGGTGCAGGTGTTGCCGGCCTGCAGGCGATTGCAACAGCCAAGAGGCTTGGTGCCGTTGTTTATGCCTTTGACGTTCGTCGCGCGGCTAAAGAACAGGTAGAAAGCCTTGGGGCTGAATTTATTGAAGTCAGCGATGATTCTGATGCGGAGACCAGCGGCGGCTATGCTCGTGAGATGAGTGAAGAATACAAAATACGCCAGGCAGAATTGATTGATAAGTACGCCAAAATGGCTGACATTATCATTTGCACCGCATTAATCCCCGGGAAACAAGCGCCTGTTCTTATTAGAAGCGCTACTGTCGCTCATATGAAAAAAGGCTCCGTCATAGTGGATTTAGCTACTTCCCGAGGCGGCAATTGTGAAGGCAGCCAAAAAGATCAGGTCGTTAAAGTGAATGACGTAAGCATCGTCGGAATCAGTAATATGGCGGGCCTGGTTCCGGCAACAGCCAGTGAACTCTATGCCAACAATGTACTGAATCTGATTCGCCTGATGGCGGATAAGCCAGGCTCCTTATCATTTAATGATCAGGATGAAATTATGAAACAGGCATTGTTATGCCATCAGGGTGCTTATATGCCATTTCAATCCACGAAGGAGGCTCAAAATGCCTAGTGCCGTTTTTATTAACAACCCCTACGTCGCTACACTGACTATTTTCGTTCTCGCCTGCTTTGTCGGCTATTACGTCGTATGGAAAGTCACTCCTGCGCTGCACACGCCGCTTATGTCGGTAACGAATGCCATTTCAAGTATTATTATTCTCGGAGCGCTTATAGCCACCGGAACACATCTTGGCGGAAGTGTCGGCTGGTTGGGAGGTTTGGGTATTTTCATCACCGCAATCAATATTTTTGGCGGTTTCGTAGTTACGCAACGCATGCTGCGTATGTATAAAAAATAATTTAATGGATGGTACCGTCATGACGACAATGATTTCATTTTTCTATTTGATTGCCGCTGTCTGTTTTATTCTGGCCTTAAAGGGTCTGGCTAGCCCGTCAACTTCCCGCCGAGGTAACTTACTGGGTATATTCGGGATGGCACTGGCAATTGGCGCTACTCTGATGATGCCAGTCATCAATCATCACCTGTTGCTTATCGGCCTGATTATCGCGGGCGGAATAGTCGGAACGTTTATTGCGCTAAAGATTAACATGACAGCCATACCTCAGTTAGTCGCCGGTTTCCACTCACTTGTGGGTTTGGCGGCAGTTCTGGTCGCATTCTGTGCCTTTTTGTCGCCAGCTGCTTTTAATATTGGAGAGCCGGGAGAAATTCATACCTCAAGCCTCATTGAGATGAGCCTTGGACTAATCATTGGAGCGATTACTTTTTCCGGTTCGATTATCGCATTTCTCAAGCTTCAGGGCTTAATGTCCGGTCAGCCTTTGAAATATACCGGCCAAAAAATAGTGAATCTCTTATTGGGAATTGCCATTCTTGCTTTATTAATTCATTTTGTTATGACTCAGGCATTCTGGGTATTTAGCCTGCTCGCCTTGCTGTCCTTTGCACTCGGATTTTTGTTGATAATGCCAATTGGCGGCGCCGACATGCCTGTCGTTATCTCCATGTTAAATTCTTATTCCGGATGGGCTGCTGCAGGGATTGGATTTACCCTGAGTAATCATTTGCTGGTGATTACCGGTGCTCTGGTAGGTGCCAGCGGGGCCATTCTCAGTTATATCATGTGCGTAGGCATGAATCGTTCGATTATCAATGTCATCTTTGGCGGGATTCAGGGAAGCAGTGCCGCAGCTCATGCGAGTGGATTAAACGGCAATCAGCAAGTTCATCAGGCCAATGGTGAAGATGCCGCCTTTCTGCTTAGTAATGCCAAGGACGTTATTATCGTTCCCGGATATGGTATGGCGGTAGCGCATGCGCAACATGCGGTGAAGGAGCTGGTTGATGCGCTAGAAAAGAAAGACATTCGCGTTCGGTTTGCGATTCACCCTGTCGCAGGTCGTATGCCTGGTCATATGAATGTGTTATTAGCAGAAGCAAATATTCCCTATGATCGCGTTTTTGAGCAAAGCGAAATTAATCGTGATTTTGGAACCGCAGATGTCGCATTTGTGATTGGCGCCAATGATATAACCAACCCGGCGGCTAAGACTGATCCCAGTTCACCGATTTATGGCATGCCGGTATTGGAAGTTGAGAAAGCCAAAACGGTATTGTTTGTGAAGAGAAGCCTGAATGCAGGCTATGCGGGCGTGGAAAACGATCTCTTCTTCCGTGACAACACCTATATGCTTTTCGGAGATGCTAAAGTGATGACGGAATCGATTGCCAAATCATTGGCGGAGGTTTAATCGTCTGCTTAACGCTTTACAATGCTTACTTACCCACTTTACAAATACCTACGTACCGCGACTTGTTCGCGGTATCCAGGCAATGCGTCTGATTGGCAAAAGCTTTTAAAACTCACTACCATTTTTATGGATACCCCGCATAAAGCGGGGTACGTAGGCTCTCAGTGGCACGTAGGCGAGAAGAGCAGTACGTCGATTACGGTGTTTTACTTCACCGTTCTACATTTAGCATGAACTATTTCATTCCCTTTATTTTCCAATTCCACTACAGCAGCTGAGACAGCGGTCAAGCGCAGGGTTTTTCCATTTTCAACGAGCAGAGCTGTTTCATCGCCTTCACTAATTGGCATGTCATTAATAGTGCCAGAGCGCTTTTTCATAAAGACCCGAAGGACTGCGGCTGGTTCAGCGGTTTGTAATTCACATTCGGCTTTGATAGTGAATAAAGTAAAATTAGTAAGCACTTCAGGTTTGTTCGGTACTAAATCGTATTCGATAGTGGTGAAGGGAGCCAGAGGATAATTCGCAGCGAAAACCTGAGCACCAAATAAGGCACCAACGCAGAACATACCAATTTTTTGAAACATTAAAAATCTCCACAGTGATAAAATTGGAAACTAAGATACAGTTATTTTGCTTGTATGGCAAATCGGAAGGCATTTAAGTATGAGTTAAAACCTGATGCGCTGCGCTTAGCAGCGCATCAGGGCTTTAA from Legionella quinlivanii encodes:
- a CDS encoding NAD(P) transhydrogenase subunit alpha — translated: MIITALNENSHDTRVAITPSVVKHYNKLELEVCCESNAGAAAGFTDDDYIQAGAKVIANRQELLQQTRILVCVSELPPGELLGLPANSLIVGPFDNQANSELISWATRQQMSLFSMNLIPRISRAQSMDSLSSQANLAGYRAILEAVQYYHRAIPMMMTAAGMIHPAKVLILGAGVAGLQAIATAKRLGAVVYAFDVRRAAKEQVESLGAEFIEVSDDSDAETSGGYAREMSEEYKIRQAELIDKYAKMADIIICTALIPGKQAPVLIRSATVAHMKKGSVIVDLATSRGGNCEGSQKDQVVKVNDVSIVGISNMAGLVPATASELYANNVLNLIRLMADKPGSLSFNDQDEIMKQALLCHQGAYMPFQSTKEAQNA
- a CDS encoding proton-translocating transhydrogenase family protein, which encodes MPSAVFINNPYVATLTIFVLACFVGYYVVWKVTPALHTPLMSVTNAISSIIILGALIATGTHLGGSVGWLGGLGIFITAINIFGGFVVTQRMLRMYKK
- a CDS encoding NAD(P)(+) transhydrogenase (Re/Si-specific) subunit beta, which produces MTTMISFFYLIAAVCFILALKGLASPSTSRRGNLLGIFGMALAIGATLMMPVINHHLLLIGLIIAGGIVGTFIALKINMTAIPQLVAGFHSLVGLAAVLVAFCAFLSPAAFNIGEPGEIHTSSLIEMSLGLIIGAITFSGSIIAFLKLQGLMSGQPLKYTGQKIVNLLLGIAILALLIHFVMTQAFWVFSLLALLSFALGFLLIMPIGGADMPVVISMLNSYSGWAAAGIGFTLSNHLLVITGALVGASGAILSYIMCVGMNRSIINVIFGGIQGSSAAAHASGLNGNQQVHQANGEDAAFLLSNAKDVIIVPGYGMAVAHAQHAVKELVDALEKKDIRVRFAIHPVAGRMPGHMNVLLAEANIPYDRVFEQSEINRDFGTADVAFVIGANDITNPAAKTDPSSPIYGMPVLEVEKAKTVLFVKRSLNAGYAGVENDLFFRDNTYMLFGDAKVMTESIAKSLAEV